The following are encoded in a window of Nocardioides houyundeii genomic DNA:
- a CDS encoding ubiquitin-like protein Pup yields the protein MSQEQKQPRKSSHDEESQAEVAESDVAERKEAIDGDVDAILDEIDDVLETNAEDFVKSFIQKGGQ from the coding sequence ATGTCCCAGGAGCAGAAGCAGCCGCGGAAGTCCTCCCATGACGAGGAGTCGCAGGCCGAGGTCGCCGAGAGCGACGTCGCCGAGCGCAAGGAGGCGATCGACGGGGACGTCGACGCGATTCTCGACGAGATCGACGACGTGCTGGAGACCAACGCCGAGGACTTCGTGAAGTCCTTCATCCAGAAGGGTGGCCAGTAG